One Anopheles marshallii chromosome 3, idAnoMarsDA_429_01, whole genome shotgun sequence genomic region harbors:
- the LOC128716104 gene encoding rhythmically expressed gene 2 protein-like — protein sequence MSLSRFRLITFDVHNTLLQFRSSPGKKYGEIGAMFGISNNNNQLVANYVQSWHKMNRLHPNFGLKTKISYKQWWQMMIDGIFNENGTHNTPPEKIEQMTEHFMEYFKTSVFWQHCYGSVDFLNYLKLQQHVESNGQKQPPFKLGVISNFDPRLDVLLRNMKINHYFDFVLNSYDVGYMKPAQEIFDRAIRAAEIKDLKPHQCLHIGATPATDYFGARNAGWYSLLVHEKSAEELSRKYGQLVEDNHVFSSLFDIHKKISNDYMRW from the exons ATGAGTTTGTCCCGGTTTCGTTTGATCACATTCGATGTGCACAACACGTTGTTACAGTTTCGTTCGAGCCCCGGTAAGAAATATGGCGAAATTGGTGCGATGTTCGgaatcagcaacaacaacaaccaactgGTGGCAAACTACGTCCAGagctg GCACAAAATGAATCGGCTACATCCGAACTTTGGACTGAAGACTAAAATTTCCTACAAACAATGGTGGCAGATGATGATAGACG gcattttcaatgaaaatgGAACTCACAACACGCCGCCGGAGAAAATCGAACAGATGACGGAACATTTTATGGAGTACTTCAAAACGAGCGTGTTTTGGCAGCATTGCTACGGATCGGTGGATTTCCTCAACTATTTGAAGCTGCAGCAGCACGTAGAATCCAATGGTCAGAAACAACCCCCATTCAAGCTGGGAGTAATCTCGAACTTTGATCCCCGGCTGGACGTGCTGCTgagaaatatgaaaattaatcACTACTTTGACTTTGTGCTAAACTCGTACGATGTTGGGTACATGAAACCCGCCCAAGAAATCTTTGACCGTGCGATCCGGGCGGCCGAGATTAAGGATCTCAAACCACACCAGTGTCTACACATTGGAGCTACACCGGCAACCGATTACTTCGGTGCACGGAATGCCGGATGGTATAGTTTGCTGGTGCACGAAAAATCGGCGGAAGAATTGTCGCGAAAGTACGGCCAGCTGGTGGAGGATAACCATGTGTTTTCTAGTCTGTTTGATATTCACAAAAAGATTTCGAACGATTACATGAGATGGTAA
- the LOC128716103 gene encoding COP9 signalosome complex subunit 1b, producing MPLPGCFSNAVEPMQVDVQPEDNENNEEDMYVVENPSIDLEQLANQYTGLAKLHRLIYVADHCPTLRLEALRMAINYITTTYNVTLYQHLHKKLADNVSNQFLPDVASQSTGSQEIPSFDATWVESKSKKSALKLEKLDCDLKNYKANSIKESIRRGHDDLGDHYLNCGDLSNALKCYSRARDYCTSGKHVVNMCLNVIKVSIYLQNWSHVLSYVSKAEGTTEIAETSKDKDPNQVVITRLKCAAGLAELATRKYKSAAKHFLQANFDHCEFPEMISTNNVAMYGGLCALATFDRQELKQVIASSSFKLFLELEPQLRDIIFKFYESKYDSCLKLLDEIKDNLLLDMYIAPHVNALYTQIRNRALVQYFSPYMSADMRKMATAFNRSVAALENEIMQLILEGQIQARIDSHNKILYAKDADHRSATFEKAINVGKEFQRRTRMFILRAAILRRHIHVKNQPRESSNHATEICVPASGSSSGTLARN from the exons ATGCCTCTACCAGGATGTTTTTCG AATGCAGTCGAACCGATGCAGGTGGATGTGCAGCCGGAAGATAATGAAAACAATGAGGAGGATATGTACGTGGTCGAAAACCCATCGATAGATTTGGAACAGCTCGCCAACCAGTACACGGGTTTGGCCAAACTGCACCGGCTCATCTATGTCGCGGATCACTGCCCGACGCTGCGCCTGGAAGCGCTCCGGATGGCGATCAACTACATTACGACCACGTACAATGTGACGCTGTATCAGCATTTGCACAAGAAACTGGCCGACAATGTGAGCAATCAGTTTCTGCCCGACGTTGCCTCCCAGTCGACCGGTTCGCAAGAGATACCGTCCTTCGATGCGACCTGGGTTGAGTCGAAGAGCAAAAAGTCCGCACTGAAGCTGGAGAAGCTAGACTGCGATCTGAAGAACTACAAAGCTAATTCAATCAAGGAGAGTATCCGGCGAGGTCATGACGATCTCGGCGATCACTACCTAAACTGTGGCGATCTATCGAATGCGCTCAAGTGCTACTCTCGGGCTCGTGACTATTGTACTAGCGGCAAGCATGTAGTGAACATGTGCCTAAACGTCATCAAAGTGTCGATCTACCTACAGAACTGGTCCCACGTGCTGAGCTACGTTTCAAAAGCGGAAGGCACTACCGAGATCGCGGAAACGTCCAAGGATAAGGATCCGAACCAGGTTGTGATTACACGACTCAAGTGTGCGGCCGGGTTGGCTGAGCTGGCGACACGCAAGTACAAGTCCGCGGCCAAACACTTTCTGCAGGCAAACTTTGACCACTGCGAGTTCCCGGAAATGATATCGACGAACAATGTGGCCATGTACGGGGGGCTGTGTGCGTTAGCCACATTCGATCGGCAGGAGCTTAAGCAGGTGATTGCGAGTAGCTCGTTTAAGCTGTTTCTCGAGCTGGAACCACAGTTGCGCGATATCATCTTTAAGTTCTACGAGTCAAAGTATGACTCGTGTTTGAAGCTGCTGGACGAGATTAAGGATAATCTGCTGCTGGACATGTACATTGCACCGCACGTTAATGCACTTTACACGCAGATCCGTAACCGGGCGCTGGTACAATACTTTAGCCCGTACATGTCCGCGGACATGCGCAAAATGGCCACCGCGTTCAATAGATCGGTGGCCGCGCTCGAGAATGAAATCATGCAGCTTATTCTTGAGGGACAGATACAGGCGCGCATCGATTCGCACAACAAAATCCTTTACGCGAAGGATGCCGACCATCGAAGTGCCACATTCGAGAAGGCAATCAATGTGGGAAAGGAATTTCAGCGGCGTACGA